From Haloarcula hispanica ATCC 33960, the proteins below share one genomic window:
- a CDS encoding FxsA family protein yields MLRVIGLLLLIPLFDIVLLVTVAIPFLGSLVTVALVVLTALVGMLLVRAEGRATLRKIQQRLAVGELPTDELIDGGLLIAAGAFFLTPGLVTDFVGLLLAVPFTRYPVRAATRRWVVRPYIDAKTSGFASGQVYVGGFPNDENGPAGPGATGPDGGPSSGSGSGSGTSFDPTEATDVDFDDSDEN; encoded by the coding sequence ATGCTCCGGGTCATCGGGCTATTGCTGCTCATCCCGCTGTTCGACATCGTGTTACTGGTGACGGTCGCGATACCGTTCCTCGGCTCGCTCGTGACGGTCGCCCTCGTCGTTCTGACGGCGCTGGTTGGCATGCTGCTGGTCCGCGCCGAAGGCCGTGCGACGCTTCGGAAGATACAACAGCGGCTCGCCGTCGGCGAACTCCCGACCGACGAACTCATCGACGGCGGCCTCCTTATCGCCGCTGGCGCGTTCTTCCTCACCCCCGGCCTAGTGACGGACTTCGTTGGCCTCCTGCTCGCGGTGCCGTTCACCCGGTACCCCGTCCGCGCTGCCACGCGCCGCTGGGTCGTCCGGCCCTACATCGATGCCAAGACCAGCGGTTTCGCCAGCGGCCAGGTGTACGTCGGCGGGTTCCCTAACGACGAGAACGGCCCGGCCGGCCCCGGTGCGACCGGTCCAGATGGCGGCCCCAGTTCGGGGTCCGGTTCCGGCTCCGGCACCTCCTTCGACCCCACCGAAGCCACTGACGTCGACTTCGACGATAGCGACGAAAACTGA
- a CDS encoding class I SAM-dependent methyltransferase, translating to MDLAKDFFDEWAGFYDANYEDQEIGDVEFYVDLAAETDGPVLEVGCGTGRIYLELLRAGVDADGIDISAEMLEVLEQKADEAGLTPAVRQADMTDFATSRKYELIIVPFRTFLHNVTVAEQKAALRQFREALAPDGRLALNFFVPSFDLISQSYDEPQTQSVTYQGEEYVVTNISRLVDEVAQTVETERTIAHDGDVVRRATFQLALLSKSEFELLLETTGWSDWTGYGGFDWQPLKDGAKEMVWVVEK from the coding sequence ATGGACCTCGCAAAAGACTTTTTCGACGAGTGGGCGGGCTTTTACGATGCTAATTACGAGGATCAGGAAATCGGCGATGTTGAGTTCTACGTTGATCTGGCCGCAGAGACCGATGGCCCGGTTCTCGAAGTCGGTTGTGGAACAGGCCGCATCTATCTTGAACTCCTCCGGGCTGGTGTAGATGCGGACGGTATCGATATCTCTGCGGAGATGCTTGAGGTTCTAGAGCAGAAAGCCGACGAAGCTGGCCTCACACCCGCTGTCAGGCAAGCCGATATGACTGACTTTGCTACTTCCCGGAAGTACGAACTCATTATCGTCCCGTTCCGCACCTTCCTCCATAACGTCACAGTAGCGGAGCAGAAGGCGGCGCTCCGACAATTCCGCGAGGCTCTCGCGCCGGATGGACGACTTGCCCTGAACTTCTTTGTCCCGAGTTTCGATCTGATCTCCCAATCCTATGACGAGCCACAGACACAGTCTGTGACATATCAGGGCGAGGAATACGTTGTCACCAACATATCCCGGCTCGTCGACGAAGTTGCGCAGACTGTCGAAACGGAGCGAACGATTGCACACGACGGAGATGTGGTTCGACGGGCAACGTTTCAACTGGCCCTCCTTTCGAAGTCAGAGTTCGAGCTCCTTCTGGAGACAACCGGATGGAGCGACTGGACTGGCTATGGCGGCTTTGACTGGCAACCGCTGAAAGACGGGGCAAAAGAGATGGTCTGGGTTGTGGAAAAATAA
- a CDS encoding arsenate-mycothiol transferase ArsC has translation MTDTPLKFGFVCVQNAGRSQMSAAFAERERTRRGLEDAVEILTGGTDPADEVHPEVVEAMGELDMDLSDRVPQAVSNDELNECTVVATMGCSTLELDADVAVRDWALEDPHGQPIEQVREIRDAIEKRVADLFDEFTDSSIS, from the coding sequence ATGACTGATACGCCACTGAAGTTCGGATTCGTCTGCGTCCAGAACGCGGGCCGAAGCCAGATGTCCGCAGCGTTTGCCGAGCGGGAGCGCACCCGTCGCGGACTCGAAGATGCGGTCGAAATCCTGACCGGAGGCACAGACCCCGCGGACGAAGTGCACCCGGAGGTCGTCGAAGCGATGGGTGAACTCGATATGGACCTCTCTGACCGGGTTCCGCAGGCAGTTTCGAACGACGAACTCAACGAGTGTACCGTCGTTGCGACAATGGGATGTTCGACGCTTGAACTCGACGCCGATGTCGCAGTGCGCGACTGGGCGCTAGAGGACCCGCACGGGCAGCCAATCGAACAGGTCCGGGAAATCCGAGATGCGATCGAGAAGCGTGTCGCCGACCTGTTCGACGAATTCACCGACAGCAGTATCAGTTGA
- a CDS encoding DUF7560 family zinc ribbon protein — protein sequence MPEYRFTCPNCDACATVDGGVRERLLVVGCPVCAGGVDTPAFVEVSPHGTDRP from the coding sequence ATGCCGGAGTACCGCTTCACGTGCCCGAACTGTGATGCGTGTGCAACGGTCGACGGTGGCGTCCGCGAGCGCCTGTTGGTTGTTGGATGCCCAGTTTGCGCTGGAGGTGTCGATACCCCGGCGTTTGTTGAGGTCTCGCCACACGGGACTGACCGACCCTGA
- a CDS encoding DUF4013 domain-containing protein, translating into MIEDALRYQTQGDDWVKRVALGGVVLFFGFLIVPLFTFQGYMLEVMRRVLRGETDTPPAWDELDLTDITVDGIRHTVVVMGYGLLLTLALAVPGLLVIGGGLGGSEGLLLVGFLVAALLYLIGVLAMAVILPVATGNFVRADSIAAGFDRDVLSSVGTSRTMLMAVVMAFAVNVIVSVGATILGFTIVGYLAVPFLAFVGQSAIMYVWGRGFADAYEEEYGEPPLAPTTATGGTHGSGPATTGTTPSVDEPIGDSDTDQPSWSDDTDESGFGTSAWDDAGDGDSGRRR; encoded by the coding sequence ATGATAGAGGACGCACTTCGCTACCAGACACAGGGCGACGACTGGGTCAAACGCGTTGCCCTCGGTGGGGTTGTACTGTTTTTCGGCTTTTTGATCGTTCCGCTGTTCACGTTTCAGGGATACATGCTCGAAGTGATGCGCCGGGTCCTCAGGGGCGAGACTGACACGCCGCCGGCCTGGGACGAACTGGATCTGACCGACATAACCGTTGACGGAATTCGACATACCGTTGTCGTTATGGGGTACGGTTTGTTGCTCACGCTCGCGCTTGCTGTCCCGGGCCTGCTGGTGATCGGCGGTGGACTCGGCGGCTCTGAAGGATTGCTGCTCGTGGGCTTTCTCGTCGCCGCCTTGCTCTACCTTATCGGCGTTCTCGCAATGGCAGTGATACTGCCCGTCGCGACAGGGAACTTCGTCCGGGCTGATAGTATCGCTGCGGGTTTTGACCGGGATGTTCTCTCGTCTGTCGGGACGAGCCGAACAATGCTGATGGCTGTGGTGATGGCGTTTGCGGTCAACGTCATCGTCTCCGTTGGAGCGACCATTCTGGGATTCACCATCGTCGGCTACCTCGCGGTTCCGTTCCTCGCGTTCGTTGGCCAGTCGGCCATCATGTACGTCTGGGGGCGTGGCTTCGCGGACGCATACGAGGAGGAGTACGGCGAACCGCCGCTCGCACCCACGACTGCGACCGGCGGGACACACGGGTCCGGGCCAGCCACGACAGGGACCACTCCGAGCGTGGATGAACCGATAGGAGACAGCGATACTGACCAACCGAGTTGGAGCGACGACACCGACGAGAGCGGATTCGGCACTTCAGCCTGGGACGACGCCGGTGACGGTGACAGCGGGCGACGCCGATAA
- the nreA gene encoding DNA repair protein NreA: protein MQLDEFIEGFEEDEAAQRRRLAAEKSYAITDHLEDVEQQFEAAVQGDSLFGSTAPEIFVGRSGYPNVSTGLLSPVDTDAAAAGFATSGDWYQEGLGIEDVLQRRTGMVNSTQTTSVDSVSAGGGRGTSGVHDVWNGFVGVQREVAIADHPVDVEVGLDGTPEMDVNFDDVGTPTGPRAHATGADLAENPHVPRPVEKTLSDDDWRAEGAMAYLYRRGFDVYDINTILSAGALGQASERSLVPTRWSITAVDDTVGQYVRGTLRNADTIDKPELWYNEYMGNRYWVVLAPGRWEFELVEMKAPQSVWNPRPETGYYMSSAHEGYEGRTAYVEETAGAYYAARLGVLEHLQERDKQAKCLVLREITDDYWAPVGVWQVREGVRNAFDGEPGTAQSFKETLTAIADQLPVTLGQLRRKSELVAGLQSQLSDF from the coding sequence ATGCAACTCGACGAGTTCATCGAGGGGTTCGAGGAGGACGAAGCCGCACAGCGGCGCCGCCTTGCGGCGGAGAAATCCTACGCCATCACGGACCACCTCGAAGACGTCGAGCAGCAGTTCGAGGCAGCAGTGCAGGGCGATTCGCTGTTCGGATCGACGGCCCCCGAGATATTCGTCGGTCGGTCGGGGTACCCCAACGTCTCAACGGGCCTGCTCTCTCCAGTCGATACCGACGCCGCCGCTGCCGGGTTCGCGACCAGCGGCGACTGGTATCAGGAGGGGCTTGGCATCGAGGACGTCCTCCAGCGCCGGACCGGCATGGTGAACTCCACCCAGACCACGTCAGTCGATTCGGTCAGCGCCGGTGGTGGGCGCGGTACCAGCGGGGTCCACGACGTCTGGAACGGTTTCGTCGGCGTCCAGCGTGAAGTCGCCATCGCGGACCATCCCGTCGACGTGGAGGTGGGTCTCGACGGCACTCCCGAGATGGATGTGAACTTCGACGACGTTGGGACGCCAACGGGGCCACGGGCACACGCGACGGGTGCGGACCTGGCGGAGAACCCCCACGTCCCCCGGCCCGTCGAAAAGACGCTGTCGGACGACGACTGGCGCGCGGAGGGTGCGATGGCGTACCTGTACCGCCGCGGGTTCGACGTGTACGATATCAACACCATCCTCTCGGCAGGCGCGCTCGGGCAGGCCAGCGAGCGGTCGCTGGTGCCGACACGGTGGTCGATCACCGCCGTCGACGACACGGTCGGGCAGTACGTCCGCGGGACGCTCCGCAACGCCGACACCATCGATAAGCCGGAGTTGTGGTACAACGAGTACATGGGAAACCGCTACTGGGTGGTGCTTGCGCCCGGCCGCTGGGAGTTCGAACTCGTCGAGATGAAAGCCCCCCAGAGCGTCTGGAACCCCCGTCCCGAGACGGGCTACTACATGTCTAGCGCTCACGAGGGCTACGAGGGACGGACCGCCTATGTCGAGGAGACTGCGGGAGCGTACTACGCGGCACGCCTCGGTGTCCTCGAACACCTGCAGGAGCGCGACAAACAGGCGAAGTGTCTGGTGCTGCGGGAGATCACCGACGACTACTGGGCCCCGGTCGGCGTCTGGCAGGTACGCGAGGGTGTCCGCAACGCGTTCGACGGCGAACCCGGGACCGCCCAGTCCTTCAAGGAGACGCTGACGGCCATCGCCGACCAACTCCCCGTCACCCTCGGGCAATTACGGCGCAAGTCCGAACTGGTCGCCGGGCTCCAGTCGCAGTTAAGCGATTTCTAA
- the rnhA gene encoding ribonuclease HI has protein sequence MPVIECDETTARERLADAGLDIDAGNTDHERWRVEYGGATAVAYDGKVVVQGEGTARLEALLRGTDGGRVHAYFDGASRGNPGPASVGYVLVDDSGIVTEGGETIGTATNNQAEYKALIRAVEVARDYGFDDVHIRGDSELIVKQVRGEWDTNDPDLRESRVRVRELLTDFDDWQIEHVPREINDRADELANDALDDD, from the coding sequence ATGCCGGTCATCGAATGCGACGAGACGACGGCCCGCGAGCGTCTGGCGGATGCGGGACTCGACATTGACGCGGGAAACACCGACCACGAGCGCTGGCGCGTCGAATACGGCGGCGCGACGGCGGTCGCCTACGACGGAAAAGTCGTCGTACAGGGTGAGGGGACTGCACGACTTGAGGCCCTGCTGCGCGGCACTGACGGCGGGCGCGTCCATGCATATTTTGATGGCGCATCGCGGGGAAACCCGGGACCGGCCTCAGTCGGCTACGTGCTGGTTGACGACAGCGGGATTGTCACGGAGGGTGGAGAAACGATAGGAACGGCGACAAACAACCAGGCGGAGTACAAGGCGCTCATCCGCGCGGTTGAAGTCGCACGCGATTACGGATTCGACGATGTCCATATCCGGGGTGACTCAGAGCTTATCGTCAAACAGGTTCGTGGCGAGTGGGATACGAACGACCCAGACCTGCGCGAAAGCCGTGTCCGCGTGCGCGAACTGCTGACCGACTTCGACGACTGGCAGATCGAGCATGTTCCGCGGGAAATAAACGACCGTGCAGACGAACTAGCTAACGACGCACTCGACGATGACTGA
- a CDS encoding DUF7108 family protein has translation MTDLPTDVTEQAERLTRLAREVVDDAEADAYRTERDEILAEYDYTARIRNDETGDVLVCHPVEWVDDGVIRPERVDDIDRGVEIRLSGPGDPDEWAEIDAANRAVVEAVTETHGETHGANAELLADFMGNHYAKPISEATPDEIQEFRDDYVRRNAWPTAEQQSALDQSIRLTVEEAGGRVPDA, from the coding sequence ATGACTGACCTGCCGACAGATGTGACCGAACAGGCCGAACGGCTGACCAGGCTCGCTCGCGAAGTAGTTGATGATGCCGAGGCCGACGCCTACAGGACTGAACGCGACGAAATCCTCGCGGAGTACGACTACACTGCCCGTATCAGAAACGACGAGACGGGTGACGTACTCGTCTGCCATCCCGTCGAATGGGTCGATGACGGCGTCATCCGTCCGGAGCGGGTCGACGACATCGACCGTGGCGTCGAGATACGGCTTTCGGGCCCCGGCGACCCGGACGAGTGGGCGGAAATCGACGCTGCAAACCGAGCCGTCGTCGAAGCTGTGACCGAAACACACGGTGAGACACACGGCGCCAACGCGGAGCTGCTCGCCGATTTCATGGGTAACCACTACGCGAAGCCCATCTCGGAGGCGACACCGGACGAAATTCAGGAGTTTCGGGACGACTACGTCCGACGGAACGCGTGGCCAACTGCGGAACAACAGTCGGCCCTCGACCAGTCGATCCGTCTCACTGTGGAAGAAGCCGGTGGCCGCGTCCCCGACGCGTAA
- a CDS encoding PadR family transcriptional regulator, with protein MSEAQTVTDSPGIAKELTAFQQNILVILAEEPRYGLAIKRELEEYYDDEVNHGRLYPNLDDLVEMGLVEKSELDKRTNQYSLTESGKDAVLDQLGWVFGKFISDDGRADELRDLIAAQQ; from the coding sequence ATGTCAGAGGCACAAACAGTTACTGACAGTCCGGGCATCGCAAAAGAGCTTACCGCTTTTCAGCAGAATATCCTGGTAATACTCGCTGAAGAGCCACGGTATGGTCTCGCTATCAAGCGCGAACTGGAAGAATACTACGACGACGAAGTCAACCACGGTCGCCTGTACCCGAACCTCGACGACCTCGTCGAGATGGGGCTCGTCGAGAAGAGCGAACTCGACAAGCGAACGAACCAGTACTCCCTGACCGAGTCGGGCAAGGACGCAGTCCTCGACCAGCTCGGATGGGTGTTCGGGAAGTTCATCTCCGATGACGGTCGAGCCGACGAACTCCGTGACCTGATCGCGGCGCAGCAGTAG
- a CDS encoding inorganic diphosphatase — protein MTNLWEDLETGPNPPEEIYAVVECLKGERNKYEYEKDIPGVVLDRVLHSNVHYPSDYGFIPQSYYDDEDPFDVLVLVEDQTFPGCVIEARPVALMKMDDDGEQDDKVIAVPIEDPRYDHIEDLDDIPQQTLDEIDEFFSTYKNLEEGKEVETLGWEDKEAAKDAIVHAQELYDEEFN, from the coding sequence ATGACGAACCTCTGGGAAGACCTGGAAACTGGACCGAACCCGCCCGAAGAGATCTACGCTGTCGTCGAGTGCCTGAAAGGCGAGCGTAACAAGTACGAATACGAGAAGGACATCCCTGGTGTCGTCCTCGACCGTGTTCTCCACTCGAACGTTCACTACCCGTCTGACTACGGTTTCATCCCGCAGTCGTACTACGACGACGAGGACCCGTTCGACGTGTTAGTCCTCGTCGAAGACCAGACGTTCCCCGGCTGTGTCATCGAGGCCCGTCCCGTGGCCCTGATGAAGATGGACGACGACGGCGAGCAAGACGATAAGGTCATCGCAGTTCCGATCGAGGACCCGCGCTACGATCACATTGAGGACCTCGACGACATCCCGCAGCAGACCCTCGACGAGATCGACGAGTTCTTCTCGACCTACAAGAACCTCGAAGAAGGCAAAGAAGTCGAAACGCTGGGCTGGGAGGACAAAGAAGCCGCAAAGGACGCTATTGTCCACGCCCAGGAACTGTACGACGAAGAGTTCAACTGA
- a CDS encoding alkaline phosphatase family protein, with amino-acid sequence MGLFDRLKGDDAPRVAFFGIDGVPFSLIDEHPDVFPNLTEMASDGSAGPIDSIVPPESSACWPALTTGVNPGQTGVYGFQDREVGSYDTYVPMGRDVQATRLWDRVTDDGRNATVLNVPVTFPPQRNVQRMVSGFLSPGVDKAAYPDELRDHLQDSDYRIDVNAKLGHDDDKSDFVEDAHKTLEKRYEAFKHYVEQDDWDLFFGVFMTTDRVNHFLFKDYERDGENQEAFFEFYKQVDAYLGDLRDRLPDDVTMVVASDHGFTSLDYEVHFNEWLQQEGWLDYATDDHSELGDISEDTKAYSLIPGRFYINLEGREPNGSVPESEYESVRADLKEKLESLEGPDGKKVADRVVTKEDAFRGDHDDIAPDLTVVPNHGFDLKAGFKGSDDVFGVGPRNGMHSFDNATLLVDDPDVRIEDADLYDIAPTVLDLLDHDFDRAKFDGSSLA; translated from the coding sequence ATGGGATTATTCGACCGATTGAAGGGAGACGACGCACCGCGTGTTGCCTTCTTCGGCATTGACGGCGTACCGTTCAGCCTCATCGACGAACACCCCGACGTGTTCCCGAACCTCACGGAGATGGCATCGGACGGAAGCGCCGGCCCCATTGACAGCATCGTCCCGCCCGAGTCTAGCGCCTGCTGGCCGGCTTTGACGACTGGCGTTAACCCCGGACAAACGGGTGTCTACGGCTTTCAGGACCGTGAGGTCGGGTCATACGACACCTACGTCCCGATGGGGCGTGACGTGCAGGCGACGCGCCTCTGGGACCGCGTCACCGACGATGGCCGCAATGCCACGGTTCTGAACGTGCCGGTTACCTTCCCGCCACAGCGGAACGTCCAGCGGATGGTGTCGGGCTTCCTCTCACCGGGCGTGGACAAGGCCGCCTACCCGGACGAACTCCGAGATCACCTTCAGGACAGCGACTACCGGATCGACGTCAACGCCAAACTCGGCCACGACGACGACAAGAGCGATTTCGTCGAGGACGCCCACAAGACGCTAGAAAAACGCTACGAAGCGTTCAAACACTACGTCGAGCAGGACGACTGGGACCTGTTTTTCGGGGTGTTCATGACCACTGACCGGGTCAACCACTTCCTGTTCAAAGACTACGAGCGCGACGGCGAGAACCAGGAGGCGTTCTTCGAGTTCTACAAGCAGGTCGATGCCTATCTCGGTGACCTACGCGACCGACTCCCCGACGACGTGACGATGGTCGTCGCCTCGGACCACGGCTTCACCTCCCTCGACTACGAGGTTCACTTCAACGAGTGGCTCCAGCAGGAGGGGTGGCTCGACTATGCGACCGACGACCATTCCGAACTCGGCGACATCAGCGAGGACACGAAAGCCTACTCGCTCATCCCCGGTCGCTTCTACATTAATCTGGAGGGCCGCGAACCGAACGGCAGCGTTCCCGAATCCGAGTACGAGTCCGTCCGTGCGGACCTCAAGGAGAAACTCGAATCGCTGGAAGGCCCGGACGGCAAGAAGGTCGCCGACCGTGTCGTGACCAAGGAAGACGCCTTCCGCGGCGACCACGATGACATCGCGCCGGATCTCACCGTCGTTCCGAACCACGGGTTCGACCTGAAGGCCGGATTCAAGGGCTCCGATGACGTCTTCGGTGTCGGGCCGCGAAACGGCATGCACAGCTTCGACAACGCGACGCTCCTGGTTGATGACCCGGACGTTCGCATCGAAGACGCCGACCTCTACGACATCGCGCCGACCGTTCTCGACCTGCTCGACCACGACTTCGACCGCGCGAAGTTCGACGGTAGCAGCCTCGCCTGA
- a CDS encoding tubulin/FtsZ family protein, with protein sequence MKVVLIGVGQAGGKVTQSLAQFDYDMGFDAVRGALAVNTARADLQDLDIDTALIGQDRVKGHGVGGDNELGAQIMQENATEVLDELDGRITTEAEAIVVVAGLGGGTGSGGAPMLARELKRIYEKPVYVLGILPGRDEGGLYQANAGRSLKTAAREADSLLLVDNDAWRGSGDSVAAGFERVNDAISQRVGLLFASGEAVEGVGESVVDSSEIINTLRGGGIASIGYASAEASEDAGENVNTITSVTRKALLTSMSLPNAVKADSALLVVAGDPERLSRKGVERARRWVEDQTGSMEVRGGDFPLGSDKIASLIVLSGVERSERVDEFMKRAREAADSQGGTTDPDEFTNDKLDGLF encoded by the coding sequence ATGAAAGTCGTCCTGATTGGTGTCGGGCAGGCTGGCGGGAAAGTAACCCAGTCGCTTGCCCAGTTCGATTACGACATGGGGTTCGACGCTGTCCGGGGGGCCCTCGCCGTTAATACGGCGCGAGCCGACCTCCAGGACCTCGATATCGACACGGCCCTCATCGGACAGGACCGCGTGAAAGGTCACGGCGTCGGCGGTGACAACGAACTCGGGGCCCAGATTATGCAGGAGAACGCCACCGAGGTGCTCGACGAACTCGACGGGCGCATCACGACCGAGGCCGAGGCCATCGTCGTCGTCGCCGGACTCGGCGGTGGCACTGGCTCCGGCGGCGCACCGATGCTCGCCCGCGAACTCAAGCGCATCTACGAGAAGCCGGTGTACGTCCTCGGCATCCTCCCCGGCCGGGACGAAGGCGGTCTGTACCAGGCAAACGCCGGTCGCTCGCTCAAGACCGCCGCCCGCGAGGCCGATTCCCTCCTCCTCGTCGACAACGACGCCTGGCGGGGCAGCGGCGACAGCGTCGCTGCCGGGTTTGAACGCGTCAACGACGCTATCTCCCAGCGCGTCGGCCTGCTGTTTGCCTCCGGCGAGGCTGTCGAGGGAGTCGGTGAGAGCGTCGTCGACTCCTCGGAGATCATCAACACGCTCAGGGGCGGCGGTATCGCCTCCATCGGCTACGCCAGCGCCGAGGCCAGCGAGGACGCCGGTGAGAACGTCAACACCATCACCAGCGTCACCCGGAAAGCCCTCCTCACGAGCATGAGCCTGCCCAACGCGGTCAAGGCCGACTCGGCCCTCCTCGTCGTCGCGGGCGACCCCGAACGCCTCTCGCGGAAGGGCGTCGAACGAGCGCGCCGCTGGGTGGAAGACCAGACCGGGAGCATGGAGGTCCGGGGCGGGGACTTCCCGCTCGGCTCCGACAAAATCGCGTCGCTCATCGTCCTTTCGGGCGTCGAACGGTCCGAACGGGTCGACGAGTTCATGAAGCGCGCCCGCGAGGCGGCCGACTCCCAGGGCGGGACGACCGACCCGGACGAGTTCACAAACGACAAACTGGACGGACTGTTCTAA
- a CDS encoding MarR family transcriptional regulator — MSASDIQSADTDSEHETSGWDAVRDLPPSAKLVAKVLEYNETLTQSQLAEETLLPPRTVRYALSRLEDVGVIDSRFSFADARKRIYTLQVE, encoded by the coding sequence ATGAGTGCATCCGATATCCAGTCCGCTGATACCGACAGCGAGCACGAGACCAGCGGGTGGGACGCCGTCCGCGATCTCCCGCCGAGCGCGAAACTCGTCGCGAAAGTCCTGGAGTACAACGAGACTCTGACTCAGAGCCAACTCGCCGAGGAGACGCTGCTGCCACCGCGGACGGTCCGGTACGCACTCTCCCGCCTCGAAGATGTCGGCGTTATCGACTCCCGGTTTTCCTTCGCCGACGCGCGAAAACGGATCTACACGCTGCAGGTCGAGTAG
- a CDS encoding type II toxin-antitoxin system RatA family toxin, whose amino-acid sequence MDEVEVSTVVYVPPEEVYEFLLDFPGYARYSEYLDRVVQDGDGSPGTNYDLVFSWWKLSYTARSAVTDVSPPTRIDWRIVKDIDAEGYWAVEPDPDGVPADVETASRVRFHVAFDPGSASDNAVDLPRLVSMDWVIEKVKPLIRKEATKIVERVVEDLEGQERDVDLEIHAGPDSV is encoded by the coding sequence GTGGACGAAGTCGAGGTCAGCACGGTCGTGTACGTCCCACCCGAAGAGGTCTACGAGTTTCTGTTGGACTTTCCGGGCTACGCGCGATACTCGGAGTATCTCGATCGCGTGGTACAGGACGGCGACGGCTCGCCGGGGACGAACTACGACCTCGTGTTCTCGTGGTGGAAGCTCTCCTACACCGCTCGGTCGGCGGTGACTGACGTTTCGCCGCCGACGCGTATCGACTGGCGGATCGTCAAAGACATCGACGCCGAAGGGTACTGGGCAGTCGAGCCTGACCCGGACGGCGTCCCGGCGGACGTGGAGACGGCGTCACGGGTGCGGTTTCACGTTGCGTTCGACCCCGGGTCGGCCTCGGACAATGCCGTCGACCTCCCCAGACTCGTTTCGATGGACTGGGTCATCGAGAAAGTCAAGCCGCTCATCCGCAAAGAGGCGACCAAAATCGTCGAACGTGTCGTCGAGGACCTCGAAGGGCAGGAACGGGACGTCGATCTGGAGATTCACGCCGGTCCGGATTCGGTGTAA
- a CDS encoding halocyanin domain-containing protein has translation MTDGRADVSRRGFLRTAAGATAASAAAGTATAQEGTEGGDGGGGGGEPDYGGFLDQVGNFDGSTVDATGQDTATVEVGVQANGGAFGFGPPAIHVDNGATVQFEWTGNGGGHNVVSDGDGPLDSGSAVSSAGVNYEHTFEEDGIYPYVCVPHESLGMKGAVVVGTDYPAKSSGGGGGSGSSGPPEVPNSAKTLGVATSFVMVATLGLAYFFIRYGGDYETPE, from the coding sequence ATGACAGACGGTAGAGCGGACGTGTCCCGTCGGGGCTTCCTGCGGACGGCGGCAGGGGCCACGGCTGCGTCGGCCGCAGCAGGCACCGCGACCGCACAGGAAGGCACCGAGGGCGGCGACGGCGGTGGAGGCGGCGGCGAGCCGGACTACGGCGGTTTCCTGGACCAGGTAGGGAACTTCGACGGGTCGACCGTCGACGCAACCGGACAGGACACAGCGACGGTGGAGGTCGGCGTGCAGGCCAACGGCGGAGCCTTCGGCTTCGGCCCGCCCGCAATTCACGTCGACAACGGCGCGACCGTCCAGTTCGAGTGGACAGGTAACGGCGGCGGCCACAACGTCGTCTCGGACGGCGACGGGCCGCTGGACTCCGGTAGCGCTGTCTCAAGCGCCGGCGTCAACTACGAGCACACCTTCGAGGAGGACGGCATCTACCCCTACGTCTGCGTGCCACACGAGAGCCTCGGCATGAAGGGGGCCGTCGTCGTCGGGACGGACTACCCAGCGAAGTCCTCCGGCGGCGGTGGTGGTAGTGGGAGCTCCGGCCCGCCGGAAGTGCCAAACAGCGCGAAAACGCTCGGCGTCGCAACCTCGTTCGTGATGGTCGCGACGCTCGGACTCGCGTACTTCTTCATCCGGTACGGCGGCGACTACGAGACGCCCGAGTAA
- a CDS encoding DUF7333 family protein encodes MEFDTTKTAIAFLVLVGVMVSGSFMGMPSSIALPVSVGQIVVFALILALGVKHGEYRATR; translated from the coding sequence ATGGAATTCGATACGACAAAGACTGCAATCGCCTTTCTCGTCCTTGTCGGGGTAATGGTGAGTGGCTCGTTCATGGGAATGCCTTCGAGTATCGCACTTCCCGTCAGTGTCGGGCAGATAGTCGTCTTCGCGCTAATTCTAGCGCTCGGCGTCAAACACGGCGAGTACCGCGCGACTCGCTAA